The following coding sequences are from one Capsicum annuum cultivar UCD-10X-F1 chromosome 3, UCD10Xv1.1, whole genome shotgun sequence window:
- the LOC107866648 gene encoding calmodulin-like protein 8 — MGDILNEDQIVEFQEAFNLFDKDGDGCISVEELATVIRSLDQNPTEEELQEMINEVDVDGNGTIEFTEFLNLMAKKIKETDGEEELKEAFKVFDKDQNGYISATELRHVMINLGEKLTDEEVEQMIREADLDGDGQVNFDEFVKMMMTF; from the exons ATGGGAGATATATTGAATGAAGATCAAATTGTTGAATTTCAAGAAGCATTCAATTTATTTGACAAAGATGGTGATG GTTGCATTAGTGTGGAAGAATTGGCCACAGTTATAAGGTCATTGGATCAAAATCCAACTGAAGAAGAGCTACAAGAAATGATCAATGAAGTTGATGTTGATGGCAATGGAACCATTGAATTCACTGAattcttgaaccttatggctaaaAAGATTAAG GAGACAGATGGAGAAGAGGAACTTAAAGAAGCATTTAAGGTGTTTGACAAAGATCAAAATGGTTACATTTCAGCTACTGAA TTGAGGCACGTGATGATCAATCTAGGTGAGAAATTAACAGATGAAGAGGTTGAACAAATGATTAGAGAAGCAGATTTGGATGGTGATGGACAAGTCAACtttgatgaatttgtgaaaatgatgatgaCCTTTTGA